Proteins from a genomic interval of Nostoc sp. TCL240-02:
- a CDS encoding fatty acyl-AMP ligase, whose amino-acid sequence MTERIINAATKFSNYVEILNVRASLQTNDTAFVFINSPESKLEVTFGQLHTKAAAIAAELQKYNPDGERALLLYRPGIDFIVAFFSCLYAKVIPVPVHPVRNQREISRLSGIVENAQIKFVLTTDDSIVDFQKIYSEIPYINNARWIATNSQLEAASCDWKMPAIQGSDIAFLQYTSGSTGQPKGVMVTHSNLIHNQQAIKQGFQHSQETIFVGWLPLYHDMGLIGNVLQPLYLGIKSVLFPPVSFLQSPAMWLKTISEYRATTSGGPNFAYELCVNKITDEEIKDIDLSSWKIAFNGAEPVKANVVESFINRFKKYGFKAEVFYPCYGMAETTLFVSGGNPQDKPVLLPVDEQELENHRIKVVDNDTKKVLVGCGNVHGEHDVRIVNPETHTLCSPSEIGEIWIAGGSVAAGYWNINQQTQETFQAYLTTGEGPYLRTGDFGFFVERELFITGRLKDLIIIRGLNHYPDDIENTVEKSNIAIRPGGAAAFTVDLNDDGNAKLVVVCEIKKDMLNKVDYSHLLAIVRKNISDVHGLRLHDLVLILPGTLPKTSSGKKRRRHCTTLYPQNGFREAVARQVVAVEKLESKLG is encoded by the coding sequence ATGACTGAAAGAATTATCAATGCAGCTACCAAATTTTCAAACTATGTAGAAATTTTAAATGTCAGAGCATCTTTACAAACAAACGATACAGCATTCGTCTTTATTAATTCACCAGAATCAAAGCTGGAAGTAACTTTTGGACAGTTGCACACAAAAGCTGCAGCCATAGCTGCAGAACTGCAAAAATACAATCCTGATGGAGAAAGGGCGCTATTGTTATATCGTCCGGGAATTGATTTTATCGTTGCCTTTTTTAGCTGTTTATATGCCAAGGTAATTCCAGTACCTGTGCATCCTGTACGTAATCAAAGAGAAATTTCTCGCCTCAGTGGAATTGTAGAAAATGCACAAATTAAATTTGTACTAACAACTGATGACTCTATTGTTGATTTTCAGAAGATTTACAGCGAAATTCCCTATATCAATAATGCACGGTGGATAGCTACAAACTCCCAACTAGAAGCAGCTAGTTGTGACTGGAAAATGCCAGCTATTCAAGGCTCTGATATTGCGTTTCTGCAATACACCTCCGGGTCTACAGGACAACCAAAAGGTGTGATGGTGACGCATAGTAATCTCATTCATAATCAGCAAGCCATTAAACAAGGATTTCAACATTCTCAAGAAACCATATTTGTTGGCTGGCTACCGCTATATCACGATATGGGTTTAATTGGTAATGTTCTCCAACCCCTATATCTAGGAATTAAATCTGTACTCTTTCCTCCCGTCAGTTTTTTACAGTCGCCTGCAATGTGGTTGAAAACTATCTCAGAATATCGGGCTACTACTAGCGGTGGTCCCAACTTTGCTTATGAATTGTGTGTGAATAAAATCACCGATGAAGAAATTAAAGATATCGATTTATCTAGTTGGAAAATTGCATTTAATGGTGCTGAACCTGTAAAAGCTAATGTGGTCGAAAGCTTTATTAATAGATTTAAAAAATATGGCTTCAAAGCGGAAGTTTTTTATCCTTGTTATGGTATGGCTGAAACTACTCTGTTTGTTTCTGGTGGAAATCCCCAAGACAAACCTGTGTTGCTTCCAGTAGATGAACAAGAACTAGAAAATCATCGCATCAAGGTTGTAGATAACGACACTAAAAAGGTTTTAGTTGGGTGTGGGAATGTTCATGGTGAGCATGATGTTCGCATCGTGAACCCAGAAACTCATACGCTTTGTAGTCCTAGTGAAATTGGTGAAATTTGGATTGCTGGGGGTTCAGTTGCAGCCGGATATTGGAACATAAACCAACAAACTCAAGAAACTTTTCAAGCTTATCTCACCACAGGAGAAGGTCCTTATCTGCGGACTGGAGACTTTGGCTTTTTTGTAGAAAGGGAATTGTTTATTACAGGTCGCTTGAAAGATTTGATTATTATTCGGGGATTGAATCATTATCCTGATGATATAGAAAACACTGTTGAGAAAAGTAATATTGCAATCCGTCCAGGGGGGGCAGCAGCGTTTACAGTTGATCTCAATGATGATGGAAATGCAAAGTTGGTTGTGGTCTGTGAAATCAAAAAAGATATGCTCAACAAGGTTGACTATAGCCACCTATTAGCAATTGTGAGAAAAAATATCTCTGATGTTCATGGGTTGAGGTTGCATGATTTGGTGTTAATTTTGCCTGGAACTTTGCCAAAAACTTCTAGTGGGAAGAAACGCAGAAGACATTGTACAACTCTATATCCACAAAATGGTTTCCGCGAGGCTGTTGCTAGACAAGTAGTTGCAGTTGAGAAGCTAGAAAGTAAGTTGGGTTGA
- a CDS encoding ISAs1 family transposase, protein MTSLVSDANKIASAIRQHWGIENSVHWTLDVTFHEDESRIRSLYSPQNFALLRRIALNALERESSFRRSIRQKSRRAAMNERYMLSVLAAALSNSVPLP, encoded by the coding sequence ATTACTAGTCTCGTCAGTGATGCAAACAAAATTGCTAGTGCAATTCGCCAGCATTGGGGAATAGAAAATTCTGTTCATTGGACATTAGATGTTACCTTTCATGAGGATGAGTCCCGAATTCGTTCTCTGTACAGCCCACAAAACTTTGCTTTACTACGTCGTATTGCCCTGAATGCATTAGAGCGAGAATCATCTTTTCGTCGCAGTATTCGCCAAAAATCACGACGAGCAGCTATGAACGAGCGCTATATGCTTTCTGTGTTGGCTGCGGCTCTCTCAAACTCAGTACCTCTGCCATAA
- a CDS encoding acyl-ACP desaturase produces MVNTISRSDIVSNLYAIVAEQRSSLVDLIWEQHYFHEKRRWSAVEMIGAINLEAVNKFDKANLWNAGRAELTTKPGADRLARLADAECRRWQDGNPVLASIMQACSTWSRYWNEEESFHETTLNRLSTLLSLEPVSDETVIEFRKIFPDDDMLRTLVLLAISEITATVNYSWCASVAQDPGLKKLFKQIAADESQHMTYFISFAKALVDSKEYSPKGAFAVAHLFVREGGELYGSNRQHLEQRDSHVNWWDSIKYEMVLPDNIERKQSLIFSALRQITGIQVNSAAEVEQTWLELVGC; encoded by the coding sequence ATGGTAAATACAATTTCTCGATCTGATATTGTCAGTAACTTATATGCAATTGTTGCCGAGCAACGAAGCTCTTTAGTTGATTTAATATGGGAACAACACTATTTCCATGAAAAGCGCCGATGGAGTGCAGTGGAAATGATTGGTGCAATTAACCTGGAGGCTGTGAATAAATTTGACAAAGCTAATCTCTGGAATGCTGGACGTGCAGAATTGACTACTAAGCCAGGAGCCGATCGCTTGGCTAGATTGGCTGATGCTGAGTGTCGTCGTTGGCAAGATGGCAATCCAGTTTTAGCAAGCATTATGCAAGCTTGTAGTACTTGGAGCCGTTACTGGAATGAGGAAGAAAGCTTTCACGAAACCACACTTAATCGCTTATCGACTTTACTCAGTCTAGAACCTGTCAGTGACGAGACTGTCATTGAGTTTCGGAAGATTTTTCCTGACGATGACATGCTCAGAACACTAGTATTATTAGCGATTTCAGAGATTACAGCTACGGTTAACTACTCTTGGTGTGCTAGTGTTGCTCAAGACCCTGGATTGAAAAAGTTATTTAAGCAAATTGCTGCTGATGAATCGCAGCATATGACATACTTCATAAGTTTTGCCAAAGCTTTAGTTGATAGTAAAGAGTACTCACCCAAAGGCGCATTTGCTGTTGCACACTTGTTTGTGCGAGAAGGGGGCGAACTTTATGGTAGTAACCGCCAACATCTTGAGCAGCGAGATTCTCACGTCAACTGGTGGGATTCCATCAAGTATGAGATGGTTCTGCCAGACAATATTGAGCGCAAACAAAGTCTGATCTTTTCTGCTCTCAGACAAATTACAGGAATTCAGGTAAACTCTGCGGCTGAAGTTGAGCAGACATGGCTGGAACTGGTGGGATGTTAA
- a CDS encoding holo-ACP synthase translates to MAGTGGMLIGLGHDIQLIAELTTVEALKVPGIFFTNTECLYFSQSKNPLQSMAGTFSAKEALFKALAMAPNFYWTDVEVRHNSCYAPYFEFYGSLAEHVQVQGWTVHLSISHSGDYVSTVVAISPQP, encoded by the coding sequence ATGGCTGGAACTGGTGGGATGTTAATTGGACTGGGACACGATATTCAACTGATTGCAGAACTAACAACAGTTGAAGCTTTGAAAGTTCCAGGCATTTTCTTTACAAACACTGAGTGCCTTTACTTCAGCCAAAGTAAAAACCCTCTCCAAAGTATGGCAGGTACTTTTTCAGCTAAAGAAGCCTTGTTTAAGGCTTTGGCAATGGCCCCTAATTTCTACTGGACAGATGTAGAAGTGCGACATAATTCCTGTTACGCACCTTACTTTGAATTTTACGGCTCACTGGCAGAGCATGTTCAGGTTCAAGGTTGGACTGTTCACCTTTCCATATCTCACAGTGGGGATTATGTGTCTACTGTTGTGGCTATCTCTCCCCAGCCATGA
- a CDS encoding thioesterase family protein, with product MNFEAVNLKLQVRPNDLDSLGHVNNATVLEYLEAGRWSWLEHHNLFHGQRIIPVVARIEVNYSREILPGEVNIITKLKDAEENYYYQVIFHQFIEIFKNGTVKVAADALVKVAFIDSIERSLRTLQDFLDENKQQDS from the coding sequence ATGAACTTTGAAGCTGTTAATCTAAAACTTCAGGTACGCCCAAATGACCTTGACAGTTTGGGTCACGTCAATAATGCCACTGTTCTCGAATACCTAGAAGCAGGGCGATGGTCATGGCTTGAGCATCACAACTTATTTCACGGACAGCGGATTATTCCTGTAGTTGCTCGTATTGAAGTCAACTATAGCCGTGAAATATTACCTGGAGAGGTCAATATTATTACGAAACTCAAAGATGCGGAGGAAAATTACTATTATCAAGTAATTTTTCACCAATTTATTGAGATTTTCAAAAACGGAACTGTAAAGGTTGCTGCCGATGCTCTTGTGAAAGTAGCATTCATTGATTCAATTGAACGATCGCTTAGAACTCTCCAGGATTTTCTTGATGAAAATAAGCAACAAGATAGTTGA
- a CDS encoding AMP-binding protein codes for MQDLQPRTKLSMTAIAMIQALKNTDSHLGLFIRQDRAAESKFLAYCEMYQKIAAYMEYFRAAGVTAGSKILFPFETTEGVIIAFFALVGLGAIPLSVKPYSMGVVKESYLQFLTKVTTQYQAEFVLEAPSIRSLELSLQRLHLPDTDIQPQESANFATITDTDIAFVQFSSGSTSFPKGIPVTHGKIVTQMQAIANHAQNRPSDATASWLPLYHDMGLVGGLLTTLYVRHNLHLSTPIHFLMNPVEWLSELSEKKIAIAVIPDFAISYCLRRLAITDPEEIANLNLTQLRMVFNGSEPINIDKLHQFLEVLAPYGLQPTAIKPCYGMAEAVLMISCCKLEDVPRIMTLANGCKAISVGQALSTFDIRLRTEDGLLCHEGEIGEVELKGGTLVDNYFESERPFYNCDGFFPTGDLGVISEGELFVTGRLNDRFKINGQSYFASDFEHAIESLPFVQPSKVATIQADDRIIVLIETKQASVLQQLIDHQRQVSEIVLNQLGIKIPVDNILFIRPGQLEKTSSGKLRRIAITQAYITGKIMLAKNARNGC; via the coding sequence ATGCAAGACTTACAACCTAGAACTAAGCTGTCGATGACCGCGATCGCAATGATTCAGGCTCTCAAGAATACTGACTCACACTTGGGCTTGTTCATAAGGCAGGATCGCGCTGCTGAGTCTAAGTTTCTCGCCTATTGTGAGATGTACCAGAAGATTGCAGCCTATATGGAGTACTTTCGGGCTGCGGGTGTGACAGCTGGCTCAAAGATTCTGTTTCCTTTTGAAACAACCGAAGGTGTGATTATTGCATTCTTTGCTTTAGTTGGACTGGGAGCAATTCCACTGTCAGTCAAACCCTACAGCATGGGTGTTGTTAAAGAGAGCTACCTGCAATTTTTGACGAAGGTTACAACCCAATATCAAGCTGAATTTGTGTTGGAAGCACCTAGTATTAGAAGTTTAGAATTGAGCCTCCAGCGTCTACACTTACCAGACACAGATATTCAGCCCCAAGAATCAGCAAATTTTGCAACAATTACAGATACTGATATTGCTTTTGTGCAGTTTTCTTCTGGCTCGACTTCTTTCCCCAAAGGAATTCCAGTCACTCATGGGAAAATTGTGACACAAATGCAGGCGATCGCTAACCATGCTCAAAATAGACCCAGTGATGCAACTGCAAGTTGGCTGCCACTTTATCACGATATGGGATTAGTCGGTGGTTTGCTCACAACGCTATACGTGAGGCATAACTTGCACCTAAGTACCCCAATACATTTTTTGATGAATCCTGTGGAGTGGTTGAGCGAACTGTCAGAAAAAAAGATTGCGATCGCAGTTATTCCAGATTTTGCCATTAGCTACTGTCTCCGTCGCTTGGCAATTACCGATCCAGAAGAAATTGCCAACTTAAACTTGACCCAGCTACGAATGGTTTTCAATGGCAGTGAGCCAATTAATATAGACAAACTACATCAGTTCTTGGAAGTGCTTGCACCCTATGGATTGCAACCTACAGCAATTAAGCCTTGCTACGGCATGGCGGAGGCAGTCCTGATGATTTCCTGCTGTAAGTTAGAAGATGTTCCCCGGATTATGACTTTGGCAAATGGCTGCAAAGCTATTTCCGTAGGTCAAGCGTTGAGTACATTTGATATCCGTTTAAGAACTGAAGATGGTCTTTTATGCCATGAGGGTGAAATTGGTGAAGTTGAACTCAAAGGCGGGACTTTGGTCGATAATTATTTTGAAAGCGAACGCCCTTTTTACAATTGTGATGGTTTTTTCCCTACTGGTGATTTGGGTGTAATTAGCGAGGGTGAGTTGTTCGTCACAGGTCGGCTGAATGATCGCTTCAAAATTAATGGTCAAAGTTATTTTGCGAGTGATTTTGAACATGCCATAGAGTCGCTACCGTTTGTACAACCGAGCAAAGTTGCGACAATTCAGGCTGATGACCGCATTATCGTCTTGATAGAAACCAAACAGGCCAGTGTTCTTCAGCAATTAATTGACCATCAGCGCCAAGTCAGCGAGATTGTTCTCAACCAGCTGGGTATTAAAATCCCTGTGGACAATATACTCTTCATTCGCCCAGGACAACTAGAAAAAACTAGCAGTGGCAAGTTACGGCGAATAGCAATCACTCAAGCCTACATCACAGGAAAAATTATGCTTGCTAAAAACGCTAGAAATGGGTGTTAA
- a CDS encoding heterocyst differentiation related protein, which translates to MSESMAFIGGVAVAGLAALVLLKGTNTPLQPNFAVAPQMPGVVAPGIQPQMYPYGPYGQPMYPNPNQPPTATSADQRLEMEKLNTQMQLERLKNDNEQLKLQNQQLQGQVQNFNTQQQWQQAQQYNQQKVAALQPQTSWWSSPMLWAVGGATLTIGGGVVVAGVLALFSPRQRPARTVQVIHPYQGNTPPLVPVRRAEFLPASRMEARRVEAPEYDEMH; encoded by the coding sequence ATGAGTGAGAGTATGGCGTTTATCGGCGGGGTCGCCGTAGCTGGGCTGGCGGCTCTCGTATTGCTCAAAGGAACAAATACCCCTCTACAACCTAACTTTGCTGTTGCTCCGCAAATGCCAGGGGTAGTAGCGCCGGGAATACAGCCACAAATGTATCCTTACGGCCCTTATGGGCAACCAATGTATCCCAATCCTAATCAGCCACCAACCGCTACCAGTGCTGACCAACGTCTGGAGATGGAAAAGCTGAATACGCAGATGCAGCTGGAGCGTTTAAAGAACGACAATGAACAGTTGAAGTTGCAAAATCAACAACTTCAAGGACAAGTTCAAAATTTCAATACTCAGCAGCAGTGGCAACAAGCCCAGCAGTATAACCAACAGAAAGTAGCAGCACTCCAGCCGCAAACCTCTTGGTGGTCTTCACCCATGCTTTGGGCTGTGGGAGGCGCAACTCTGACTATTGGTGGTGGTGTTGTCGTCGCTGGAGTATTGGCTTTGTTCTCGCCACGGCAGCGTCCAGCCCGTACTGTACAAGTGATTCACCCCTACCAAGGAAATACACCTCCCTTGGTTCCAGTTCGTCGCGCTGAGTTTTTGCCGGCTTCGCGGATGGAAGCAAGACGAGTTGAAGCTCCAGAATACGACGAAATGCATTAA
- the trpA gene encoding tryptophan synthase subunit alpha: MTAISDCFETLGRNHECALIPFVTAGDPDLETTAKALQVLDESGADIIELGIPYSDPLADGPVIQAAATRALQRGTKLEQVLEMLQGITPKLRSPIVLFTYYNPILHRGIDKFLQEIAAAGVAGLVVPDLPLEEAASLLEPAKEMGIDVILLVAPTSDAKRIEAIAHSSQGFIYLVSVTGVTGVRSQLESRVSDLLKQIRGVTEKPIGVGFGISDAAQARQVKEWGADAAIVGSAVVKRLAEGTPEQGLNAIAQFCQSLKAAIKTSTNTPLD; the protein is encoded by the coding sequence ATGACTGCAATTTCTGATTGCTTTGAAACCCTTGGGCGGAATCATGAGTGCGCTCTGATTCCGTTTGTTACTGCTGGCGATCCAGATTTAGAAACAACAGCAAAAGCTTTGCAGGTTCTAGATGAAAGTGGAGCCGATATTATTGAACTGGGCATACCTTATTCCGATCCTCTAGCTGATGGGCCAGTAATTCAAGCTGCTGCTACCCGTGCTCTACAAAGGGGAACAAAATTGGAGCAGGTGCTGGAAATGTTGCAAGGGATTACTCCCAAATTGCGATCGCCCATTGTTCTGTTTACCTATTACAACCCAATTTTGCATCGGGGAATTGATAAATTTCTCCAGGAAATAGCTGCTGCTGGGGTAGCAGGATTGGTAGTACCAGATTTGCCCTTGGAAGAAGCAGCAAGCTTGCTTGAACCAGCTAAGGAGATGGGAATTGATGTAATTTTGTTGGTCGCTCCCACCAGCGATGCTAAACGAATAGAAGCGATCGCTCATTCTTCCCAAGGATTTATTTATTTAGTCAGCGTCACTGGGGTTACAGGAGTGCGATCGCAACTGGAAAGCCGCGTGTCCGATTTACTCAAACAAATTCGTGGTGTTACTGAGAAACCCATCGGTGTAGGCTTTGGCATCTCCGATGCGGCACAAGCCCGTCAGGTAAAGGAATGGGGCGCAGATGCGGCGATCGTGGGTAGCGCTGTTGTCAAACGGTTGGCAGAAGGCACACCAGAGCAAGGACTAAATGCGATCGCCCAATTTTGCCAAAGTCTCAAAGCAGCCATCAAAACCAGCACAAATACTCCTCTTGATTAG
- a CDS encoding DUF3007 family protein, giving the protein MRRIDAIGIGLGVFIAGGLAYVILQLVGLDTQKAGIWSQVLLVSGLIGWLATYFFRAVGQKMTYHQQREQYEQDFLQKRLDELTPEELARIQAEIEQEEQSQV; this is encoded by the coding sequence ATGCGACGGATTGACGCTATTGGAATTGGCTTAGGTGTTTTTATTGCCGGCGGCTTGGCTTATGTAATATTGCAGCTAGTCGGTTTGGATACTCAGAAAGCTGGTATATGGAGCCAAGTCTTACTAGTCAGTGGGTTAATTGGCTGGTTAGCGACCTATTTTTTCCGTGCGGTGGGACAAAAAATGACCTACCACCAACAACGGGAACAATATGAGCAAGACTTCCTGCAAAAGCGGCTAGATGAGCTTACTCCAGAAGAGCTAGCACGAATTCAAGCTGAAATAGAACAAGAAGAGCAATCTCAGGTGTAA
- the ndhL gene encoding NAD(P)H-quinone oxidoreductase subunit L has translation MIVALLYLILAGAYLLVIPIAVLFYLKQRWYVASSIERLLMYFLVFFFFPGLLVLSPFANFRPQRRQVQV, from the coding sequence ATGATTGTCGCCCTGCTATATCTGATTTTGGCTGGAGCTTACCTTCTGGTAATCCCCATTGCTGTATTGTTTTACCTGAAGCAGCGTTGGTATGTAGCTAGCTCCATCGAGCGTTTGTTGATGTACTTTTTGGTGTTTTTCTTTTTTCCAGGTTTGTTGGTTCTATCGCCGTTTGCAAATTTCCGACCCCAACGGCGACAAGTTCAAGTTTAA
- a CDS encoding lysylphosphatidylglycerol synthase domain-containing protein, producing MKQFLRWIILGGTLFFLAKALKDNWIGVTAIRINGVGWAIIAIATGVTLLAHTWAGWIWTWILQDLNQSVSSPQFIQVYLKTNIAKYLPGNIWHHYGRIVAAKNANISAGAATLSVLLEPLLMLAAALIIIVLCSSQFAAANTTLVIQILQLLSLAVVLAAIHPRFLNPVICFLYRLKAKKSTATKPTVPFSLKNYPVRPLLGELGFMGLRATGFILTMSALGSLNVNQIPLLLGAFSCAWLLGFVIPGAPGGLGVFEATAYQLLQHHFPAALVFSAIALYRLISILAETAGATLAYLDERLPK from the coding sequence ATGAAGCAATTTTTACGCTGGATAATTTTGGGGGGAACGCTGTTTTTTTTAGCAAAAGCCTTGAAGGATAATTGGATTGGAGTGACTGCTATTCGCATTAATGGGGTAGGATGGGCAATTATAGCGATCGCTACAGGGGTAACTTTACTAGCACATACTTGGGCCGGCTGGATTTGGACCTGGATTCTGCAAGATTTAAATCAATCTGTATCATCTCCCCAATTCATCCAAGTTTACCTAAAAACGAACATCGCCAAGTATTTACCAGGTAATATCTGGCACCACTACGGGCGAATTGTCGCCGCCAAAAATGCCAACATTTCTGCTGGTGCAGCCACTTTAAGCGTTTTGCTAGAACCCCTACTCATGCTAGCGGCTGCTTTAATCATCATTGTCTTATGCAGTAGCCAATTTGCAGCAGCTAATACTACCCTTGTTATCCAAATACTACAATTACTGAGTTTAGCTGTAGTTCTTGCTGCGATTCATCCCCGGTTTTTAAACCCAGTTATTTGCTTTTTATACAGATTAAAAGCAAAAAAGTCTACTGCTACAAAACCAACTGTTCCCTTCAGTCTTAAAAACTACCCTGTACGCCCTTTATTAGGAGAATTGGGCTTTATGGGACTACGCGCCACTGGGTTTATATTAACTATGTCCGCCCTGGGTTCGTTGAACGTAAATCAAATTCCTTTATTGCTAGGGGCTTTTAGTTGCGCTTGGCTGTTAGGTTTTGTGATTCCGGGTGCGCCTGGTGGTTTAGGTGTGTTTGAGGCGACTGCATATCAACTTTTGCAACATCACTTTCCAGCGGCCCTAGTATTCAGTGCGATCGCTCTATATCGCCTCATTAGTATTCTAGCTGAAACTGCGGGCGCTACCCTCGCTTACTTAGACGAACGCCTTCCTAAATAA
- a CDS encoding AAA-like domain-containing protein — protein MLNSSAKRIFISYKRNASPDESVAVQVFQALSQQHKVFIDQTMSVGTRWAECIEAEIRQADFLITFLSALSTNSEMVVAEIETAHHLTKSQSGRPIILPVRLAYQEPLLYPLSAYLNGINWAFWKDAEDTPRLIAELLQALSGGALAISEEKLKADLLQMSQPSLLPHPFPSAQPVSLEMPEGTMESQSTFYVERSSDALTLETIERQGVTITIKGARQMGKSSLLIRTINTAVNAGKRVALLDFQLFDKAALTNADLFFRQFCTWLTDELEMTDKVDEYWNMPLGNSQRCTRYVGRYLLKEFGNPIVLAMDEVERVFDTDFRSDFFGMLRSWHNSRATTPIWKQLDLALVTSTEPYQLIDNLNQSPFNVGLVIDLEDFTAAQVADLNRRHGSPFNAKEEKQLIALLGGHPYLIRLALYSVASDRFYPTELFANAIAEDGPFGNHLRNHLFRLHNKQELVQGMFQIIRQNTCEDERIFFRLRGAGLVHREGRVVFPRCQLYTDYFREHLRG, from the coding sequence ATGTTAAACTCATCGGCTAAACGCATCTTCATCAGCTACAAGCGTAATGCTAGCCCCGATGAGTCGGTGGCGGTGCAAGTCTTCCAGGCACTATCGCAGCAACACAAAGTCTTTATCGACCAAACCATGTCCGTTGGCACACGCTGGGCTGAATGTATTGAAGCAGAAATCCGCCAAGCTGATTTTCTGATTACTTTCCTTTCAGCTTTGTCAACCAACAGCGAGATGGTGGTGGCAGAAATAGAGACAGCACACCACTTGACAAAATCACAGTCAGGACGACCGATAATTCTCCCGGTGCGTCTGGCGTATCAAGAACCGCTCTTGTATCCTTTGAGTGCTTACTTAAATGGGATTAACTGGGCATTCTGGAAAGATGCAGAAGATACGCCGCGCCTAATTGCAGAGTTGTTACAGGCTCTTTCTGGCGGTGCATTGGCTATTAGTGAAGAAAAATTGAAAGCAGATTTACTCCAGATGAGTCAGCCGTCACTGCTACCTCATCCCTTTCCTTCAGCACAGCCAGTTTCGCTGGAAATGCCGGAAGGAACTATGGAATCGCAATCTACTTTTTACGTAGAACGCTCATCTGATGCCCTTACTTTAGAGACTATTGAGCGGCAGGGTGTGACAATTACAATTAAAGGCGCCCGGCAAATGGGCAAAAGTTCGTTGTTAATCCGCACAATTAATACTGCTGTGAATGCAGGAAAGCGGGTTGCTTTACTGGATTTCCAATTGTTTGATAAAGCTGCCTTAACTAATGCCGATCTTTTCTTTCGCCAGTTCTGTACTTGGTTAACTGATGAACTGGAAATGACTGACAAAGTTGATGAGTATTGGAATATGCCTTTGGGCAATAGTCAGCGTTGCACCCGCTATGTTGGCCGCTATTTGCTCAAAGAGTTTGGCAACCCCATTGTCTTAGCAATGGATGAAGTTGAAAGGGTCTTTGATACTGATTTTCGCTCTGATTTCTTTGGAATGCTGCGAAGCTGGCACAATAGCCGCGCCACTACTCCCATCTGGAAGCAACTGGATTTGGCACTGGTTACTTCCACTGAACCCTACCAGCTAATTGATAATCTCAACCAATCCCCCTTTAATGTTGGGCTAGTAATTGATTTAGAAGATTTTACCGCAGCACAGGTTGCTGATTTAAACCGCCGTCATGGTTCACCTTTCAACGCTAAGGAAGAAAAGCAATTAATAGCGTTACTGGGTGGACATCCTTACTTAATACGCCTTGCACTCTACTCAGTAGCTAGCGATCGCTTCTATCCTACCGAATTATTTGCCAATGCGATCGCAGAGGATGGCCCCTTTGGTAATCATTTGCGTAATCACCTCTTCCGGCTGCATAACAAACAGGAGTTAGTTCAGGGTATGTTCCAAATAATTCGCCAGAATACCTGTGAAGATGAGCGCATCTTTTTCCGGTTGCGGGGTGCGGGTTTAGTGCACCGAGAAGGGCGTGTAGTGTTTCCCCGTTGTCAACTTTACACCGATTATTTCCGGGAGCATCTTCGTGGGTAA